In Deinobacterium chartae, a single genomic region encodes these proteins:
- a CDS encoding ABC transporter permease, translating to MSAVSTPNNPAATKTTKSQSQWQIVWKQFRKNPLARWGMGILGVLYLMALFAGFLAPYGLSEYSNDAGSRISWAPPTQVHFVDEQGRLSKPFVYAMKREIDFETFRDKYVPDTSQKYYVKFFTRNPEGSYRFLGLFRSDLKLFGVDAPAKIFLWGSDNLGRDQFSRVMYGSQISLTIGIIATVLTIVFGMIMGGMAGYFRGWIDTLVMRMVEVLVAIPDLFLLITLRALFPLEADPIFIFYAIIGILAAIGWGSIARVVRSQLLSVREQDYVQAAIALGASDARIIGQHMLPNTASFIIVVASLSIPGYILLESGLSFIGIGIVEPYASWGSLLKQAQDGGFESITGRPWTLIPGIFIFLAVLAWQFVGDGLRDAFDPRRRR from the coding sequence ATGAGTGCTGTCTCTACTCCCAACAACCCGGCTGCGACCAAGACCACCAAGTCTCAGTCCCAGTGGCAGATCGTCTGGAAACAGTTTCGCAAGAACCCGCTGGCCCGCTGGGGCATGGGCATTTTGGGTGTTTTGTACCTGATGGCCCTGTTTGCGGGTTTTCTGGCTCCCTACGGCCTCTCGGAATACTCGAACGACGCGGGCAGCCGCATCTCCTGGGCGCCGCCCACGCAGGTGCACTTCGTCGACGAGCAGGGTCGCCTCTCGAAGCCCTTCGTGTACGCGATGAAGCGCGAAATCGACTTCGAGACCTTCCGCGACAAGTACGTTCCGGACACCAGCCAGAAGTACTACGTCAAGTTCTTCACCCGTAACCCCGAGGGCTCCTACCGCTTCCTGGGCCTGTTCCGCAGCGACCTCAAGCTGTTCGGCGTGGACGCTCCGGCCAAGATCTTCTTGTGGGGCTCGGACAACCTGGGCCGCGACCAGTTCTCGCGAGTGATGTACGGCTCGCAGATCAGCCTGACCATCGGCATTATCGCCACCGTCTTGACCATCGTTTTCGGCATGATCATGGGCGGTATGGCCGGCTACTTCCGCGGCTGGATCGACACCCTGGTCATGCGTATGGTCGAGGTGCTGGTGGCCATTCCTGACCTCTTCTTGCTGATCACCCTGCGCGCCCTGTTTCCGCTCGAGGCCGATCCGATCTTTATCTTCTACGCGATCATCGGGATTCTGGCTGCGATCGGCTGGGGCAGCATCGCCCGCGTGGTGCGCTCGCAGCTGCTGTCGGTGCGCGAACAGGACTACGTACAGGCGGCCATCGCCCTGGGCGCTTCGGATGCCCGTATCATCGGGCAGCACATGCTGCCCAACACCGCCTCGTTCATCATCGTGGTGGCCTCGTTGTCTATACCTGGATACATCCTGCTCGAAAGCGGACTGTCCTTTATCGGTATCGGCATCGTTGAACCCTACGCGTCGTGGGGCAGCCTGCTCAAGCAGGCCCAGGACGGCGGTTTCGAATCGATCACCGGTCGCCCCTGGACTCTGATTCCCGGCATCTTCATCTTCTTGGCCGTGCTGGCCTGGCAGTTTGTGGGTGACGGGTTGCGCGACGCCTTCGATCCGCGCCGCAGACGTTAA
- a CDS encoding ABC transporter ATP-binding protein — translation MTAVATDVLLAVNGLKTYFYTDDGVVKSVDGVTFHINKGETLAVVGESGSGKSVTSLSIMRLIASPPGKIVEGEINFKGKDGKVKDITKLSEAEMRKIRGNDISMIFQEPMTSLNPVYTVGDQIAEAIMLHQGKSRKEAMDMAAGMLELVGIPAPKKRIHEYPHQMSGGMRQRVMIAMALSCNPALLIADEPTTALDVTIQAQILDLMRKLQQEIGMSILFITHNLGVVAEMADRVVVMYGGRVVEEGDVIEIFKAPKHPYTMGLLNSIPRVDYQALDEGHKGRLEAIPGNVPNPLNLPPGCAFEPRCKFAIEDCKKAVPPLEDTGGGHTSRCIRWRDL, via the coding sequence ATGACTGCAGTAGCCACTGATGTCTTGTTGGCCGTCAACGGCCTCAAGACCTACTTCTACACCGATGATGGCGTGGTCAAGAGCGTCGACGGCGTGACCTTCCACATCAACAAGGGCGAGACCCTGGCAGTGGTGGGTGAGTCAGGCTCGGGCAAGAGTGTGACCAGCCTGTCGATCATGCGCCTGATCGCCAGCCCGCCCGGCAAGATCGTCGAGGGTGAGATCAACTTCAAGGGCAAAGACGGCAAGGTCAAGGACATCACCAAGCTGTCCGAGGCCGAGATGCGCAAAATTCGCGGTAACGACATCTCGATGATCTTCCAGGAGCCCATGACCAGCCTCAACCCGGTGTACACCGTGGGCGACCAGATCGCCGAGGCCATCATGCTGCACCAGGGCAAGAGCCGCAAGGAAGCCATGGACATGGCCGCCGGCATGCTCGAGCTGGTCGGTATTCCTGCTCCCAAGAAGCGCATCCACGAGTACCCGCACCAGATGTCGGGCGGTATGCGCCAGCGCGTCATGATCGCCATGGCGCTGTCGTGCAACCCGGCCCTGCTGATCGCCGACGAGCCGACCACCGCGCTCGACGTGACCATCCAGGCCCAGATCCTTGACCTGATGCGCAAGCTGCAGCAAGAGATCGGTATGTCGATCCTGTTCATCACCCACAACCTGGGCGTGGTGGCCGAGATGGCCGACCGCGTCGTGGTGATGTACGGCGGCCGCGTGGTCGAAGAGGGCGACGTGATCGAGATCTTCAAGGCCCCCAAGCACCCCTACACCATGGGCCTCTTGAACAGCATCCCCCGCGTGGACTACCAGGCCCTCGACGAAGGCCACAAGGGCCGCCTCGAGGCGATCCCGGGCAACGTCCCCAACCCGCTCAACCTGCCGCCCGGCTGCGCCTTTGAGCCGCGCTGCAAGTTTGCCATCGAAGACTGCAAGAAGGCCGTTCCGCCCCTCGAGGACACCGGCGGCGGCCACACCTCGCGCTGCATCCGCTGGAGGGATCTGTGA
- a CDS encoding oligopeptide/dipeptide ABC transporter ATP-binding protein, whose amino-acid sequence MTAPTNLNKGGTAARGDTLLEVNHLQKYFPIRGGLLSRVVANVKAVDDVNFKVARGEVVGLVGESGSGKTTVGRSILRLIEPSGGEVKFDGVDVTKLSKSQMREYRQKMQIIFQDPFASLNPRMTVADIIGEALQIHGLAKGGDRTERIAELLKRVGLVPESMRRYPHEFSGGQRQRIGIARALAVNPSFIVADEPVSALDVSIQAQVVNLIQDLQEELSLTVLFIAHDLAVVEYICDRIIVMYLGRVMEIASSRELYTNPKHPYTEALLSAAPIPDPTVKRDRIILQGDIPSPINPPSGCVFRTRCRYAIDDCAKVIPELREVSPGHFKACIRDDVL is encoded by the coding sequence GTGACCGCTCCGACCAACCTGAACAAAGGAGGCACCGCTGCCCGCGGTGATACCCTCCTCGAGGTAAACCACCTCCAGAAGTACTTTCCGATTCGTGGCGGCCTGCTGTCGCGGGTGGTGGCCAACGTCAAGGCCGTAGACGACGTGAACTTCAAAGTCGCGCGCGGCGAGGTCGTGGGCCTGGTGGGCGAGTCCGGTTCGGGCAAGACCACCGTGGGTCGCTCGATCCTGCGCCTGATCGAGCCCTCGGGCGGTGAGGTGAAGTTCGACGGGGTCGACGTCACCAAGCTCTCCAAGAGCCAGATGCGCGAGTACCGCCAGAAGATGCAGATCATCTTCCAAGACCCCTTCGCCAGCCTGAACCCGCGCATGACCGTGGCCGACATCATCGGTGAGGCCCTGCAGATTCACGGTCTGGCCAAGGGCGGCGACCGCACCGAGCGCATCGCCGAACTGCTCAAGCGCGTGGGCCTGGTGCCCGAGAGCATGCGCCGCTACCCGCACGAGTTCTCGGGCGGTCAGCGTCAGCGCATCGGTATCGCGCGCGCCCTGGCGGTGAACCCCTCGTTCATCGTGGCCGACGAGCCGGTCTCGGCGCTGGACGTGTCGATCCAGGCGCAGGTCGTGAACCTGATCCAGGACCTGCAAGAAGAACTGTCGCTGACCGTGCTGTTCATCGCGCACGACCTGGCCGTGGTGGAGTACATCTGCGACCGCATCATCGTGATGTACCTGGGCCGCGTGATGGAGATCGCCAGCAGCCGCGAGCTCTACACCAACCCCAAACACCCGTACACCGAGGCGCTGCTGTCGGCCGCTCCGATCCCGGATCCCACCGTCAAGCGCGACCGCATCATCTTGCAAGGTGACATTCCCAGCCCGATCAACCCGCCCTCGGGCTGCGTGTTCCGCACCCGTTGCCGCTACGCGATTGACGACTGCGCCAAGGTCATTCCTGAGCTGCGCGAAGTCTCGCCGGGCCACTTCAAGGCCTGCATCCGCGACGACGTGCTCTAA
- a CDS encoding O-acetyl-ADP-ribose deacetylase, with protein sequence MTHSRIEIVRADITRLEVDAIVNAANSSLLGGGGVDGAIHRAAGPELVAECRLLGGCATGEAKITKGYRLPARFVIHTVGPVWRGGEHGEDALLASCYRSSLELAASRELRTLAFPAISTGIYGFPFERATRLALREIRAFVSEHTLPQRVVLVFFSESDERLAHALTAEG encoded by the coding sequence ATGACCCACAGCCGTATCGAGATCGTGCGCGCAGACATCACCCGCCTCGAGGTGGACGCCATCGTGAACGCCGCGAATTCTTCGCTGCTGGGCGGGGGCGGGGTGGACGGTGCCATTCACCGCGCCGCTGGTCCCGAGTTGGTCGCCGAGTGCCGTCTGCTGGGCGGCTGCGCGACCGGGGAGGCCAAGATCACAAAGGGGTACCGCCTGCCTGCCCGTTTCGTGATCCACACGGTCGGGCCGGTGTGGCGCGGGGGAGAGCACGGCGAGGACGCACTGCTGGCCAGCTGTTACCGCAGCTCGCTCGAACTGGCGGCCTCGAGAGAGCTGCGCACGCTGGCTTTTCCGGCGATCTCGACCGGAATATATGGCTTTCCGTTCGAGCGGGCCACCCGCCTTGCCCTGCGTGAGATTCGCGCGTTTGTGAGCGAACACACGCTGCCGCAGCGGGTGGTTCTGGTGTTTTTCTCCGAATCGGACGAGCGGCTTGCGCACGCCCTGACCGCCGAAGGTTAA
- a CDS encoding DUF1345 domain-containing protein, with amino-acid sequence MVLTRTATVGGWLVPAVTATLLTWLLLPDDLPGALQIVAAWSAFALTFLLLTWPVLLICDPARTRELARSVDPGRAIIYPLVLLASGTSLISVWLALLAVGPLEGPLEGWLTALAILATLLSWAVMGTVYALHYARLYYHSGQEGGIGFPGGRDPGYLDFVYVAFTVGMSYKVADTPLESVEVRRTVLGQAVMSYLFRIFALALLIQVLGVLAS; translated from the coding sequence ATGGTGTTGACCCGCACTGCGACGGTGGGCGGCTGGCTGGTACCCGCTGTTACGGCAACGCTGCTGACGTGGCTGTTGCTGCCCGACGACCTGCCGGGCGCGCTGCAGATCGTGGCGGCCTGGAGTGCCTTTGCCCTGACTTTTCTGCTGCTGACCTGGCCGGTGCTGCTCATCTGCGACCCTGCCCGCACCCGTGAGCTGGCGCGCTCGGTCGACCCGGGGCGCGCGATCATTTACCCGCTGGTGCTGCTGGCTTCGGGAACCAGCCTGATCTCGGTGTGGCTGGCGCTGCTGGCGGTCGGTCCCCTCGAGGGGCCGCTCGAGGGGTGGCTGACCGCGTTGGCGATTTTGGCGACGCTGCTGTCGTGGGCGGTGATGGGCACGGTGTACGCGCTGCATTACGCCCGGCTGTACTACCATTCGGGGCAGGAAGGTGGCATCGGGTTTCCGGGCGGGCGCGATCCGGGTTACCTGGACTTCGTGTACGTCGCCTTTACGGTGGGAATGTCGTACAAGGTTGCCGATACGCCGCTGGAGAGCGTGGAGGTGCGGCGGACCGTGCTGGGGCAGGCGGTCATGAGTTACCTGTTCCGGATTTTTGCGTTGGCCCTGCTGATTCAGGTGCTGGGTGTGCTGGCCAGCTGA
- the corA gene encoding magnesium/cobalt transporter CorA, translating into MIRAMSLQDGPLEWTGQSEAVWVDVNTPDDLEVARLQASFNLNPIALEDALQVGHWSAFDVYPEHLFLIVRTLAEPRECQERTERVSFFWYPQQRALITVHLEPIDYLDKIWHATSLSGERRIQALLYDLLDSATDTFFEFADAIQERTDDLEERLFSDQRARRPEHFSRSIFEHKRKILHARRLCSNARESVAAFSRHAKSLDLELAPYFQDLVGNLTRVYETLDSAREVLSSVLDVHLNVQSNRMNEIMKTLTTVSTVFLPLTFMAGVWGMNFQYMPELGWPYGYALAWASFLAIALALAAYFRRRGWW; encoded by the coding sequence ATGATTCGCGCCATGAGCCTGCAAGACGGCCCCCTCGAGTGGACCGGCCAAAGCGAGGCGGTGTGGGTGGACGTGAACACCCCCGACGACCTCGAGGTCGCCCGTCTGCAAGCCAGCTTCAACCTGAACCCCATCGCCCTCGAAGACGCCCTGCAAGTCGGGCACTGGAGTGCTTTCGACGTCTACCCCGAACACCTGTTCCTGATCGTGCGCACGTTGGCCGAGCCGCGCGAATGCCAGGAACGCACCGAGCGGGTATCGTTCTTCTGGTACCCGCAGCAGCGGGCGCTCATCACCGTGCACCTCGAGCCGATCGACTACCTCGACAAGATCTGGCACGCGACCAGCCTCAGCGGCGAACGGCGCATCCAGGCGCTGCTGTACGACCTGCTCGACAGCGCCACCGATACCTTCTTCGAGTTTGCCGACGCCATCCAGGAGCGCACCGATGACCTCGAGGAGCGGCTGTTCTCCGATCAGCGCGCCCGCAGGCCCGAACACTTCTCGCGCTCGATCTTCGAGCACAAGCGCAAGATCTTGCACGCGCGGCGGCTGTGCAGCAACGCCCGCGAGAGTGTGGCGGCCTTCTCACGGCACGCCAAGTCCTTGGACCTCGAGCTCGCACCGTACTTTCAGGACCTGGTCGGGAACCTCACCCGGGTCTACGAGACGCTCGACTCGGCGCGCGAGGTGCTCTCCAGCGTGCTGGACGTGCACCTGAACGTGCAGTCCAACCGCATGAACGAGATCATGAAGACCCTCACCACCGTTTCGACCGTGTTTCTGCCGCTGACCTTCATGGCCGGGGTGTGGGGCATGAACTTCCAGTACATGCCCGAACTCGGCTGGCCGTACGGTTACGCCCTCGCCTGGGCCAGCTTTCTGGCCATCGCCCTCGCCCTGGCGGCATACTTCCGGCGGCGCGGCTGGTGGTAA
- a CDS encoding SGNH/GDSL hydrolase family protein: protein MKRFLAVILSFSSLAMAQPTPLLERYVALGDSITAGYQSAGMTAATQNDAYPVLLSRKAGYPLTAYLTGDPGCPPPRGGTPGPQSCVRANPDASPRNFAVPGARVGDLTQTRASNAPETTRPLVNLLIGEQTQVEAALAAQPTFLTIWIGSNDVLLSAIRGTLEGTTSAQDFETRYRTLLEALKPTGAPGVLIGVPRISHVPALLDPNWLVLVGQASSDCWGGIYRIPAPLLANKDVPKPISCRDPRVLTLDELNELDARVEAYNRSIARLAAQYGYVFYDVAPLFDAMVRPPNLLTGSFGPDFSADGAHPSSASHVRFAQELARLINARYGTRLPE, encoded by the coding sequence ATGAAACGTTTTCTTGCAGTGATCCTCAGTTTTTCCTCACTGGCGATGGCTCAGCCCACCCCGTTGCTCGAGCGCTACGTCGCCCTGGGCGACTCGATTACTGCCGGTTACCAGTCGGCAGGCATGACCGCCGCCACTCAGAACGACGCCTACCCCGTACTGCTCAGCCGCAAGGCCGGCTACCCCCTGACCGCCTACTTGACCGGTGATCCCGGTTGCCCCCCACCGCGGGGCGGCACGCCGGGGCCACAGAGCTGCGTGCGAGCTAACCCCGATGCCTCCCCGCGTAACTTCGCGGTGCCCGGTGCCCGAGTCGGCGACCTGACCCAGACCCGTGCCAGCAACGCTCCGGAGACCACCCGCCCGCTGGTGAACCTCCTGATCGGCGAGCAAACCCAGGTCGAAGCCGCCCTGGCCGCGCAGCCCACCTTCTTGACCATCTGGATCGGCTCGAACGACGTGCTGCTCTCGGCCATCCGTGGCACCCTCGAGGGTACGACCTCGGCGCAGGACTTCGAGACCCGCTACCGCACGCTGCTCGAGGCTCTGAAACCCACCGGGGCTCCCGGCGTGCTGATCGGGGTACCCCGCATCAGCCATGTGCCCGCCCTGCTCGACCCGAACTGGCTGGTGCTGGTCGGACAGGCCAGCAGCGACTGCTGGGGCGGCATCTACCGCATTCCCGCACCGCTGCTGGCAAACAAGGACGTGCCCAAACCGATCTCCTGCCGCGACCCCCGGGTACTGACCCTGGACGAGCTGAACGAACTCGACGCGCGGGTGGAGGCCTACAACCGCAGCATTGCGCGGCTCGCCGCCCAGTACGGCTACGTCTTCTACGACGTCGCCCCGCTGTTTGACGCGATGGTCCGCCCGCCGAACTTGCTGACCGGCTCGTTCGGCCCGGACTTCTCCGCCGACGGCGCTCACCCCTCGAGTGCTTCGCACGTCCGCTTCGCGCAGGAGCTCGCCCGTCTGATCAACGCGCGCTACGGCACCCGGTTGCCCGAATAG
- a CDS encoding GNAT family N-acetyltransferase, translated as MSEPKLRPYLPDDATALEALLSELEAPYGLEALLAGADGTPDPGWLICQEGVALGAATLSARDMAPGVCALRVAVHPRRRGQGLGRALARAALTHPAAQHLTLEIAVPDDRPGLLAWAGRHGFAPVGHRIRSELELRADLEAVVLPADVRVTTLAQALQEASDPETVWDALHVLLAELASQIPDEAGRRFTPQDVQLWARGAPDLDPHSTVLAYDGARLVGLVLMRAETPRLRHIGMTGVTQEWRGRGLARVLKLEAARASHAQGATHLRTDNDASNTAILRLNRSLGYRSLGGLWRLRRPPVNDR; from the coding sequence ATGTCCGAACCGAAGCTGCGGCCCTATCTTCCCGACGACGCTACGGCCCTGGAGGCCCTGCTGTCCGAACTCGAGGCTCCCTACGGCCTCGAGGCACTGCTGGCAGGGGCAGATGGCACCCCGGACCCGGGGTGGCTGATCTGCCAAGAGGGGGTCGCCCTGGGAGCGGCCACCCTGAGCGCACGCGACATGGCGCCGGGCGTGTGCGCGCTCAGGGTGGCCGTACATCCCCGGCGGCGCGGCCAGGGCCTGGGCAGAGCGCTGGCCCGCGCCGCCCTGACGCACCCGGCAGCGCAACACCTGACCCTCGAGATCGCCGTTCCCGATGACCGTCCTGGGCTGCTCGCCTGGGCAGGGCGGCACGGCTTCGCGCCGGTCGGGCACCGCATCCGCTCCGAACTGGAACTGCGAGCGGACCTCGAGGCGGTTGTGCTGCCCGCCGACGTGCGGGTGACGACCCTGGCGCAGGCGCTGCAGGAGGCGAGCGATCCAGAAACCGTGTGGGACGCCCTGCACGTCCTGCTGGCCGAACTGGCCTCGCAGATTCCCGACGAGGCCGGGCGGCGCTTCACGCCGCAGGACGTGCAGCTGTGGGCGCGCGGCGCTCCCGACCTCGATCCGCACAGCACGGTCTTGGCCTACGACGGTGCGCGACTGGTGGGCCTGGTGCTGATGCGCGCCGAGACTCCCCGGCTGCGGCACATCGGCATGACCGGGGTCACTCAGGAGTGGCGCGGACGCGGTCTGGCACGGGTCCTGAAACTCGAGGCGGCGCGGGCGAGCCACGCGCAGGGAGCCACTCACCTGAGAACCGACAACGACGCGAGCAACACCGCCATCTTGAGACTTAATCGGTCCCTGGGGTACCGCAGCCTGGGAGGGCTGTGGCGCCTGCGCCGCCCACCGGTTAACGACCGGTAA
- a CDS encoding MFS transporter — MSRPLSLPAPRSAAAPLAALFAAQALATGATTISVSLSSILAAQLSGQEALAGLPSTLNMLASAASAYGASRVMAARGRRVGLTAAYLLGALGAGVAGLSAIMGVFWLFLLGGALVGVAAGAIQQGRYAAAELVAPAVRGRVMGYLLSFAVVGAFASAAFSPALTRLGARLEVGAVELGWLLGAVFLALGGALIALLMPARTLEAGISETASVRARSLRAIFMQPAALTALLALGIGQGVMVMLMVLMPKHAEHLGHGLPTISGLITAHVVGMYGLAWAVGGLVDRFGERRALACGALLLLVSALTAVPATGAAPMGLSLYLLGLGWNFCFVSGSSLLVRAVMPEDRLRAQGAADVVVWSCAAAGALGGGVLMATAGFVAVAALGGIASLGALVAAATLRQPDRA; from the coding sequence GTGAGCCGTCCCCTTTCCCTGCCCGCTCCGAGGTCCGCTGCCGCGCCGCTGGCCGCACTGTTCGCCGCGCAGGCGCTCGCCACCGGCGCGACGACCATCTCGGTGTCGCTCTCCTCGATCCTGGCCGCACAGCTCAGCGGCCAGGAAGCCCTCGCGGGCTTGCCGTCCACCCTGAACATGCTGGCCTCGGCCGCCTCGGCCTACGGGGCCTCGAGGGTCATGGCTGCGCGCGGGCGGCGGGTGGGCCTGACCGCCGCCTACCTGCTGGGTGCCCTGGGGGCCGGGGTGGCGGGCCTGTCGGCCATCATGGGGGTGTTCTGGCTGTTCCTGCTGGGCGGGGCGCTGGTCGGCGTGGCTGCCGGTGCCATCCAGCAGGGACGCTACGCAGCGGCCGAACTGGTGGCTCCTGCGGTGCGCGGCCGGGTGATGGGTTACCTGCTCAGCTTCGCGGTGGTGGGGGCCTTCGCTTCGGCCGCGTTCTCCCCAGCCCTCACCCGGCTGGGAGCACGCCTCGAGGTGGGCGCAGTGGAGCTGGGCTGGCTGCTGGGTGCCGTTTTCCTGGCGCTGGGCGGCGCGCTGATCGCGCTGCTGATGCCCGCGCGGACACTCGAGGCGGGGATCTCCGAAACTGCCTCGGTTCGGGCGCGTTCGCTGCGCGCGATCTTCATGCAGCCGGCCGCGCTCACGGCGCTGCTGGCGCTGGGCATCGGTCAGGGCGTGATGGTGATGCTGATGGTCCTGATGCCCAAGCACGCCGAGCACTTGGGTCACGGTCTGCCGACCATCTCGGGCCTGATCACCGCGCACGTGGTCGGGATGTACGGCCTGGCCTGGGCGGTGGGCGGGCTGGTGGACCGCTTCGGAGAGCGGCGGGCCCTGGCCTGCGGCGCACTGCTGTTGCTCGTGTCGGCGCTGACCGCCGTCCCGGCGACCGGGGCGGCCCCGATGGGGCTGTCGCTGTACCTGCTGGGGCTCGGCTGGAACTTCTGCTTCGTGTCCGGCTCGAGCCTGCTGGTGCGCGCGGTGATGCCCGAAGACCGCCTGCGCGCCCAGGGAGCAGCCGACGTGGTGGTGTGGTCGTGTGCGGCAGCCGGAGCGCTGGGCGGCGGGGTGCTGATGGCGACCGCCGGGTTCGTGGCAGTGGCTGCCCTGGGCGGAATCGCCTCGCTGGGTGCGCTGGTCGCTGCGGCCACCCTGCGCCAGCCTGACCGCGCCTGA